The Desulfurococcaceae archaeon DNA window ACCTCTCTAGAACCGATTTCGAGACGCGTTGGCACTCCCTTCATTTCCCAGAAATAGTACTTCCACCCAGGTGTATGTTCGGGGTCTTTATCTAAGAACACCCTGACATTCCTGCTCTCAAGATAACCCCTTATCTTTTCAGCGTAACCTAGCACTTCATTGTCATCCGGTTTAGCGATAGGCACTATAACAACTTGTATGGGCGCGATTTCAGGCGGGAAAAAGAGTCCGACGCTATCTCCGTGTACGGCGATCACGGCGCCGAGAACCCTCTCGCTGACACCGTAACACGTCTGGTAGACGTACTTAGTGCTACCGTCCGTATCCATAAACTTTATATCAAATGCCTTGGCGAAGCGCTGTCCCAGGTTAATTACACTACCTAGTTCTAGCCCCTTACCGTCAGGCATCACGGTTATGAAGTCATAGTTGTACTCTGCACCTGCAAAGGTGTCCCACGGCGGCGTCTTGACTATGAAGTAAGGTAAGAGTAGCCTGTCAAAGAACTCCTTGTAGATGCTTGTTGCTTCCCCAATCTGCTTCTCAGCCTCTTCCATAGTTGCGTGCGCCGTGTGGGCCTCTATGAACCCCATAATTTCCCTAACTCTCAGTATTGGGTGCGTCATTTTCGTTTCATAACGGAAAATGTTTACTGCTTGGTACATCTTCAGTGGTAGATCCTTGCGCCCTCTGATCCAAAGGCTCCACATGTAGTACATCACGGTTTCACTTGTAGGCCTTATGAAGAACCTTTCACTAAACTTCTTCGTGCCTGTACCCTCCACTGAAAAGCTTTCTCCACCAAACCCTTCTAAAAAGTCCTTCTCCTTCGCGAAAATGGATTCGGGTATTAAAGCCGGAAAGTATGCTTCCTGGTGACCGGTCTTTTCAAGTAGCTCGATAAGTATTCTTTGAGTAAACCTAAGCGCCTTTAACCCGTAGGGCCGCCAAACAATCATGCCTTTAACGGGGTACCTTATATCGACTATATCTGCTTCCCTCAGAACGGCGTGATACCACTCATCAAATTTCTCGTACTTGTCTATTCCGATCGCTTTCTTCGCCAAGTTCAATACACCTCGCTATTTGAAGCATGCAAATCGCTTTACTGATTTCATTATCTACAACGGTCTTTAAACTTTTAACTAAGTACTCCACGTACAAATTCGAGAAAGTTTCTTTGAACCCGTGCATTAGCCTTAGAAACCTATAACCCTGCCCGTCACCCACCAGCACTTCACCATTACACGTGGAAGTGATCTCCTCGAGAACGCTCAGCGTGCTTCGGGATAACCCAGCAAAGAGGGATGAGTGTACGTATACTCTAAAAGGACGGGTACAGGCTAGTTCTACCAGGGAGTACGCTGACCTGGTTGTGATCCTCAAGCCGTTAATCACGCCGTGAAACCTAGCGATATCGGTTAACCGCGTAACTTCCTTGCGTAGTTCTAGTCCTTGTTCGTCGACGGCATTTAAGATACGCCTCCACGTGAGCCTGATCCAGTCTTCGGAGGGTTTCACGTTCTTCAGTAGCATTGAAATCACGTTATTTGCTTTCACCAGTACTCCTTGCTTTTCCTGGTTATAACCAAGACCGTGAGTGGAATTGCGGTATAGTAGTGAATTCGGGGTCATCAATGTGAGTGCTGGAATCCCCATTTCCATGTAGGGGTGGCTTTCCAGGAGGAAGTGGTTGTAATTGACCGGTACATGCAGATCTTCAACATACTTGCTCAATATGGGATGCGCAGCAACTACGAGTTCTCCGTTAGATTGAAGCGGTCCTAGCGCGATCGCGTACAGCACTCGTTCAAGCACCCCTTTGCCTTTAAGCACTCTGAGTAAGTATCTCTCCCCCCACGTGTAGTGGTACTCGGTGAGGTCGAGGTCTCCCACCTCTCTCGCTGTGTACGAGATCATCGTTACGTTCACCGGAAGCTCCTGCCCCTTTAATTGCTTCGCCATTGAAAGTAGCATGTTCGTGGAGGTCATTTCAATGCCACCTATTATCGTGTCATGGTGAGATGTTATGTGGACTTCCAGCTCACTGTTGCCGTTTACGCCCGCCACAACCACTCGAGCTGTACCTCTCGCAATATTGGACTCCGCCTCTACATCCACGTAACTTGTAGAAATGAGCTTCGCCACTTCGAGGTCAACGCACAGGACCGGAACGCTCGGAGGCGTTGTAGGCAAGTAAGTGTAGCCGGGCGTGCCTAGTGCTACATCTGCCTTCAAAAGCCCACTTCTGGGGGTCACCAAGGCCACCGCAACGGGATTCTTCCTGCTGAGCAGGTAGACCGCTAACCTGAGCTCTTCATTTCTTCCAGGGTAGTTTATGAGAACGAATTTCCCCTCAATATTGGCTTCCAGCAACCCGTTGAGATCCCCGGACACTACGTTACCAGGCCTAACGCTCAACTTCGCAGGAGGGCTGTAAGGTAGTAGCACGCACGGTAACTCTTTACCATCCGCGATGACGGTGCATCTCCAGTTCCACGCATAGACCGGGACATCCACCACACTGACGTAGTCTGCAATACTGCGTAACGTACTTACAATGTGTTCAACGGCGCGTTTCTCAGCGCCGCTACCAGGCAGTATACTTTGTAATTGCAAACCGCCATCCCCCTTCTACTACTTGGCTTATATAAGCTGATTAACCGTTAAGTACACTGATGTCACGGTCTGTAATTCGTCACTAGAAACGTGGGGTTCCGGTTCTATGGCTAAACTGGTGGAGTTCGATAAGGTAAAGGACTTGGAAAATTTCATAAGGAAGCTTGGCGAAGCCGGTTACGTAGTCGAGCGCGGACCCCACGCTGTTTTGGAGGACCATAGCGAGATCACGACGTTGAAGGTGTACATGAACGGTAGAATGGTCGCGTACGTTGTCGCCCATTACATTACCCAGTACTACAGGGCCGTCGTGAGCGAGAGCTACAGTGATGATCAGGCATTTCTGAGTAAGCTATTCGAGATAAAGTACTCTGGGGAGAGGTGGAGCATCCCCGTTAACCCGGTTTACATAATCGTGTTCGAGGAGGGGCTAATGAGCACGCTAGAAAAATACGAAGACCTGTACCCCGTTCAGGATGGTGAAGGCCTGGTAGAGGCCTATAGGTCTAAGAACCCTAACTACAAGGTTATACCTAGAATCGTCGTGGCGAGACTTGTGAACCTCTCGTAGCTCAGCCCACTGTTACGCCTTCAATGCGCTCTCCCACCGCTTTTCCGCAGTACGGGCAGAATAGCGCGTCTAGCTGTATAGGCCTATTACACGCGGGGCAGGGTTTTGACCTGGTTATTGAGCCCCCGATTTTCTCCTCGTACTCACGCTTAATGTCATCTATGGTTATGTGAAGGTAGACTTGCGTAGTCCTAATGTCGCTGTGCCCTAGTAGCCTCTGGAGACTGGCTAGGCTCATGCCTCGCCTGATAGCTATAGTGGCAAAGGTGTGCCTAAGTACGTGCGGCCTAGTCTTAGAGGGGTCTACGCCTGCCCTCTTCGCCAGCCTTTTCAGCTTCTTGTAGAGTGCACTGTAGGATATCTTAAACAACCTGTCTCCAGGCTGGAGCCCGTTAAGTTTGATCCACGCACCTAGATATTCGAATACCTCGAGAGGGGCTGTTACGAGCCGTTCTTTACCGTACTTAGCTGACCGTACTCTTATGATCTGCTTACCGAGGTCTACATCCTCGACCTTTAGGTTGAGCAACTCTCTACTCCGAAGGCCCGTTGTCACGAGAAGGCTAACTATTAACTTGTCCACCGGCTTGCTGGCCGCGGCAAGCAATGCACCGACTTCCTCCTCGCTTAGGGCATCTACGCGGGCTGGCAACTTCTTAGTACCCAGCACTCTTATCCGCAAACCAAGCCACTTGAAAAACCTTCTCAACAGTACACTGTAATAGTGGAGCGTTACCTGCCACTTGTACTTATCACTAGTCTTAGCTCCTGTGAACCCGTTAGCTAGCCTTTCATTCCTCCACGCGATGACGTCTCTCACGGTGACCTCTCGGAGGGGTTTATTACGTGTAAAGGACATGAAATCCCTTATCGCGGCCATGTACGATTTAATGGTCTCTCTGGATGCGCCAGCAGCCCGTAAAGTGGACTCGAACTCCTTCAGTATGTCCTCATTACTTAGTTCCAGTACGCCGTCCGGCGCCTCGCCTAGATCGAGTTTCGGCACTAATGCCCCTTCGAGTAAATTGCTCATGTGGTTGCTTTAAAAGAGCGAAGCTTAAAGCATGGACTAAAAAGCTTTGTTTAGAGGAGTGACTGCATTTTCTCGCGGATAAGTAGTTCCGCCTGATCTCTTGGTAACTCCACGGGGGTGACTTTCTCTAGTTCTCCCACAACCCTGCTCGGCTCCTCGGCGAACATTCCAACTCTACCTCGGGACCTCGCGGTGTACCTTCTAGATACACCGCCGTAAACGACGATCGCGTCGATTAGCACCTCATCACCACTAGGAGATATTGTAACTATACCTATGGACTGCCCTTCTCTACTCGTCAGCTTTACGAGCACGCCTCCATCTATTGTTTCGCCTATCACATCCGCCGAACCCACAATGTCTGAGAGCTTTACGAGCCCCGGTTGAATGGCTGGTGGAGGAGGTATCGGTGGGGGCCCAATAGCTTCTTCGGCTTTTTCCTCCGGTACTTCGAAGGCCTTTACAGCTTCCTCTACCGCTTTGGGGGCTAATCTAAACGTCTCTAGTATGTGGCTAAGCCTGTTCCTCACAATGTCGTAAACAGCTCTCGTAACCTGCTCATCAGGCACCCTCTTAAAGGCCTCTACCCGTAGCGAGTTGTAATCCCACACAATCCTCCTATTGTGCGGATCTAGCGAATAGTTTATTCTCACCCTGACCACGTCACCCTTATCAATCTTCAGCTCGTTGACGAGAATATTGAATAAAACCACGTTTAGTTCAGCTGAGGCACGCGCGATCTCCTTAGTGAACTCCTTGTCCTGTTTAACGACATCTCTCAGCTGAGCAAACAGCGTTCTCCTGATCTTGCCGGAGTACGCTCCCGCTATTACTAGCCCACTACTCAGCTCTTTCGCCTCGGCTTGAGGATCCGCGCCCAAGAATTTTTCACCAATACTAACAGTAGTTAAGCCCATCTATATAAAGTTGCAAAACGCCAAGTAGCGACGTAGGTGGTAATGGTAACGCCCACGGGGAGCGGAATTAAATGCTATAAGATAAATGATAAAATAGAACTTAACAATCATGTCTACTGGGAGGGCGGTTTTTGTGAAACGTGAAGTCATGTACTCCGGTATCGTTATTAGTTTCGAGTATGATGATCGCGGAGAGCTACTGCTGTACATGTATGGCGAGGTAGAAGGGGAGGAAAGGTATTTTTACGTCAAGCCGGGGAGTGAGGAGGCGGAGAATTTCTTAAAGCTGGGTGTTGGGCAGAGCATTAAAGGTAAGGGTACAGTTATCTCGAAAGATCCACTCATAGTTTCCAGTTACTAGCGTGGTGGAGATCGTGAAACTCCTTCTAAAGCCTCCTAGAATAAAAGTTTTAGAAGCGGCCGGAGCTATAGGCGACGGTCGCATACTGATAGTTTCGAATAGCAAAGCCATCGTGAGATCCAGCATGGGTGACCGCGAGTACAAGGTAGTCCTGGTCCCCGGAGACTCCGGGGCGTATAGAGTTTATAGTAACGATAATGGAACTATTCACAGGGGGTACGTGGGATATCCAGTACTTGCATTCATGATGAAAACGGGGATTCTCCCAGTGGACAACGACGTGGTCAGGGCCATGACCAACATTCCGTGGAAAGAGCTCAATGAGAGGTACCAAAAGTACTCTATAGTTGAGAGCATCGTGATATCGAGAGCTGAGAAATTAGGCGTGTCTAGGAACATCATAGACGACTACATCAACATAGTTTTCAAAAAACTCGGGCTAATGAAAGTGTATTTTGACGAATCACTAGCCTACACCTAACGTCACCTTGCCCTTAACAACTTTGAGGTAACCTCTTCTAGCTAGCGCGATCAGGATCATTCTCGCACGGTTTTTATCCACACCTAGCTCTTTTGAAACCACCAAAACAGCGTCTTTTACCCTCATTTCGCCGTAGGTTACCAGGGCGTTCTTCAAGGCGTCGTACGCTTTACCGTAAATACCTGGCGGGGATCCCACTACCCTAATGCGGCCTAGCTCCAGCACGATCCTGGCACTTATGCTCCTCTCGTAGCACGTTAACGCGTACTCACTAGTTCCCGGTATGCGGTTCAAGTGATACTTCACATAATCGCCCAGCCTACGTACCCCAAAGTACCTGGTAAAGACCACTACGTTCATTGCTTTGCAATGCGTTAACCCGCGAAGGCTTCTCGGCATGTACGCTACCACCAGGGCACTTGCATCGATACACGCGTTCTCGAGGTCACTCGTGACCGTAATTCTCTCGATCAGCTCTAACGGTGCGTAACGTTCGAGGTACCCGCGCTCATCCACGACTAAGACCCTTAAGCCGCGGTTAAGGGCTATTGAAATTAGAGTAAACGCGAATTTAAGCATGGCGTTTAAACTACGCGATATTATAATGCTTTTTTCGCATAAAACCTGCTCTAATATGTCCACCGTCTCTGGCATGAATGCCCCTCAACGGCAGTCTAACTAATAATGCATGTAGAGTAGTTAATTAGATTGGGGTGTGGGCGTGTTAGACGCGTACCTCAAGTGGACCGTGCAAGTAAAGCAGGCGATCGCTCTTTGGGGGGCATATACCGTGAAGGGGGCGTTCGACGAAGTGGTTGTAGCCGGTATGGGTGGTAGTGGAATCGTTGGCGACTACTTACAGGTACTCTCAACGGCGAGCGGCACTATACCCGTTTACGTCGTCAAGTCGCACACCGTTCCAGGCTTTATTGACAGGGGTACCTTATTTATCGCAGTAAGCTATAGTGGCGACACACTCGAAACCGTTCTCGCACTTAGGCATGCCCTTAGAAAACGCGTAACAGCTATAACGGTCTCGAGCGGTGGCGCGCTTCGAGAGGAAGCTCTAAAAAACAACTTGCTTCACATACCGCTACCCCAAGGCCTCCTACCTCGAGTGTCACTGCCCGCAATGCTCTACAGCGTTCTTGGAGTACTCGATGCCAGCGGCTACCCCGTGGTCCCGAAAGGTGAGGCAAGTGCCAGCGTAGAGTTCTTGGAGGAGTACATGGATGAGTGTGTGGAGGTGTCGGAAAACCTGGCTAACTGGCTCTTCGTAGACGTTGTCCTCGGGTCAAGGTTACCGGTTATAGCGTCTCACAGCCCATTAGAGGCACTCGCTATTAGAGGTAAAAACGAGTTTAACGAGAACAGCAAGCTCGTAGTTAAAGTAGACGTGGCCCCGGAGTGGATGCACAACGACATTGTAGGCTACGAGAAGCCGGTTTACAGGAAATACGGGGTACTGGAAATCGTAGATCCCGAGAACACCGTTGGGGTGAAACTCGTAAACTTCATGGAGAGGGTCTACTCGGAAAACAACGCCGTTTACTTTAGGCTCGAACTACGCGGTAGGAACATGCTAGAAAAGCTAATGTATGGAAGCCTGATTCTAGGACTTGCAAGTGTAAAGCTGGCAGAAAGGCGTTTACTTGATCCGGCCGAGACGAAAAGCATATTGCTGTACAAGAGGTCCGTAAGGGAGATCTTCTCCGAATAGTGTTTTACGACATCAGTATTAAAACCCTCGATACGAAAGAAGATTACTGGACTAAGGGGCCGTCGTCTAGCCTGGCTAGGATGCGGGGCTTGGGCCCCCGTGACCCGGGGTTCAAATCCCCGCGGCCCCATTGTAAGGTGTTGAGCTCGCCTTCCCATCCCGGTTGAGGACTTTGCAATCCGCCCTCTCATGCAGGTTAGAGGGATAAAAGAATTTGCGCGAGGTTTAAACTCTAACCGAAGTGAAGACTATTCTGGCCACTAGGTAACCTTCATCTACATGGTATTCAACACTACTTATTTTAGCTTCAACTCCGAGGCCTTTAAGTATATAAATGAGGTCTTCGACCCAGTCGATCACACCGCACGTTAGGCAAAAGGAGCCTTCAAACCTCACGATAGCCTCGTTGTCCTCGACTTTTTCTAGACGGCATTGAGCTTCCGCTCCTCTATACCTATTGTACGCCTCTATCGCATCAATTAGTAGTTCTTCGAGGTCCTGCCCACTCATTGCACCACCTACGCAACACGCAAGTACCCCGTTCTCATTTAATGTAAACGGCGTTAAAGCCTCTGCTTAGAATGCTTTAAGTGCCTTATTTACACCTATGGAGAACAGCCGGTACTGGTAGTTAATAGAATTGAGAGACCGCCGAGCGCTGGCTTTCGGTGTTAGTGCTTAATAGTGATGCCCCACCATTAAGTACTTGCCTCGACACCTGGTAGTCCGTGAAGGGCTTCGCGGATACTTAACTCGAATTGCATTCTAGGCGTACACGGATGTTCAAGTAGGTAAATGGCGATACTTAAATTACCACGCAAACTACATTATTACTGGGGTGTAGTTAGATGGATCAGGAGATTCTAGAGGCGTTGAATAAGCAGTTAAACCAGGAGCTCAGGAACGCGTACTTTTACCTGGCAATGGCGGCCCACTTCGATCACGCATCACTGAGCGGTTTCGCTCATTACTTCAAAGTACAGGCCCGTGAAGAGCTGGAACACGCCATGAAGATCTACGAGTATGTAAATGCGAGGGGAGCACGCGTAGAGTTACAAGACGTGACGGTAGCGAAAAAGGAGTGGAACAGCGTCTCAGAGGCGGTCAGGGACTTCTACGAGGCGGAGAGAGCGAACACACAAAGAATATGGAACCTGGTGGACTTAGCTAGGAGGCATGGAGATAAGGCAACGGAGGCGTTCTTGCAGTGGTTTGTGAATGAGCAGGTTGAGGAGGAGGAGCAAGCACTCGATCTGCTGAACAAGGTTGAAATGATCAAAGACAACGTTGCCGCATTACTAGCACTAGATAAGGTCTTATCCGAGAGGAAATGAGACTACTAGAGTTCAAGTGCTTTTTAGCCCCTTTTCATACCCCAAAGGCGCTCCATAAAGCTAACCGTAGTAGGCGTCTAGCACAAGCATTAGTATAAGCCCCACCATTAAACCCGCAGTAAACCGTATTTCTCTCCCCTCTTCATGGGTTTCTGGTATAATTTCGTGGCTTACAACATACATCATTGCCCCGGCAGCAAACGATAACATGTATGGAAGAAGTCCTCTGAAAGTGGTGACTAGCATTGCAGCGCCCGCTGCCGCTACCGGCTCTACGACTCCGCTAAGCATTACTAGGACTATAGCCTGCTTGAGGTCTCTTTTAAGAGAAATTAAGGGAAGGACTGTGGCTAGCCCTTCGGGCATGTTCTGTATGCCTATAGCTATGGCGAGTAAAACACCGCCCCTAGTAGACTCAACCATGGCTGCTCCTACGGCTGCGCCTTCGGGAATGTTATGAATTATCATTGCAAACGCGATGAGCCAGGCTACTTTTAGCTTCCTTTTAAGCTTCTCGGGGCCCTCATACCCCCTGGTCACGTGTTCGTGCGGCAATAGGCTGTTTACGATGTGAACGACCAACGCACCTACGAGGAAGCCGGCTGTAGCTGGGATCACTCCTCCTACCTCTAAAGCAGGCATCAGCAAGGAAGTAAAGGAAGCCGAGATCATGGTGCCCGCCGCAAAGCCCATACCATATGCTAGTGTTTTCTCGCGTACTCCAATCCCCACAAGGGCTGGGAGCGCGCCGCCGACTGTGAGTAGGAAGCCTATACACGCCGCTAAAAACGCTTGAACTACTAGCGAGGTCGTTATCTCCTGAATGCCCGCGACGAGTAGGTCTACCGGGCCCAATAGTAGCTGCCACCTACTGACCGGGAGATACCTGCTTAAGAACAAAATAAAAATGGGGTGCGTTCATGATGCTGGTTGCTAGCCACCTGGCGCCCCGTGCCAGGGGCTCTCCTTCCAGATCATTTGCCATAGTAGCTCTTCTGTAAGGGTTTCAGCCTCGGCTATATTGCCCTTAATGCTTAGTAGTAGCTTGTGATGCCTAGTCTCATCGTCTACTATCGCTGAGACCAGCAACTTTATCCTGGGGTCTCCACTTGATGATAGAATGTCCTTAGCCTTTTCAAGCATTTTCATCTCCGTTTCTATGTGCTTGCCCATTACTTCGGCAATTTCACCATACTCCTTTTCGCTAATGAATGGCTGCGTTTTTATTATTAGCTCTGTCATAGCTTTATACATCAATGCGTGCTTTTCAGAGTCCTTGGCGATGCTTTCGAGCAGGGCCCTCAGTGCGGGGTGTTTGATCGATTGAGCCAGCTTTTCAAGTTCCCTGGCGTACGTCTCTTCGAGCTGTGCGAGTTCGAGCAGTTCTCTAATGTCCACTTCGCACAACCTCCATTACGACTATCCCGTCGGGATTTCTAACCCTCACAGCCATCGTTGACCAGAGCCTAAATGCGTGGTAACCATCTTCTGGGCCGAGATAATCCACCTCGGCATCACCCCCATAGACAACATCTAGCACATCTGGCGTAGCCGAGATGACTAATGCCTTATCCTCCGGCACACCGCCGAAGACTACAACCTCGTCTACGAGCATCTTAATCCTTTCGAGATCCGTTACGCCGGTTTTCTCGCTAACGGCAAGTAGCTTGACGTAACGCGCTTGATTAATAATTAGCATGTAGGGTCGCCTGAAACCGCGTACTACGAGCTCTGACACCGCTTTAGCGATGTCCACTACGGATGCGCCTGGATCATCCCACGTACCTAGTGGTAGCCTTATCTTGCCTTCTCTCAGCAGAGTCTCAGTTACAGCCCTGTCCTCTTCGGTTGCTAGGCTTAGGGCAGCGCCAATGGCACCCGGCATCTCGATGTGCTGCCCTGTCTTAGCCGAGTAGTCTACTGCTCGCTGGGAGATTATAAATCGGTGGCTTATCTCGCAGAGTGGGATGATCGCTCTCTCGAGTTTTTCACCGGCACGCTCCACTGAAACGGAGTCCGCGCCTCGTCCAATCAAGGTTGTAGGTAGCTTCTTAGTTAATACTCTCGCGGAGCCCGTTAGCTTCTTAACCTCGCGCACAACAGTCTCTTCAAAACCACCGTTTCTACTAGGGCTATTCGCTGTCGAGCCGTTTCCAGGACCAGGTGCCTTTACTCCTGCCAGCTCTTTGACTTCTTCCTCGCCCTTCCTTAACTCCTCTACCTGCTCGGGATCGAGGTGTTTAAGTAAAGCTAAGAATTCACCAACGTGCGTTTTCTCCTCGCGAGCTATGTCCTCAAAAACCTTCTTAAACCTCTCATCGTCTACCGCCCTAGATAGCTGAAGGTAGAGGTTGATGGCGTCTAGCTCCGCGATGATTGAAAGCCTTAAGGCTTCCGCAACCTCTTCCCTAGAGAGCTTTTTACCGGGAACCAGGTCCAGGGGGTTCTTGGACATCAAGGCCGTTCACCAGCATTCGTGGAGGTGTGCCTCTTTAACCCCACTTGCCTTTTTTCAAGTGGGCTTCTAGCTCGGCCATGATCTTCTGAATGGCCACCGTGGCGAATTCCTTCTCCTCGCCCGCGATCTTCACGCATGCTGGGTCTAAGTTATCCTGGGCTATTTCCTCGGCCACGTTAAGTAGTTCCCTAAGAAGCGTCAAGGCCTTCATGTGAAGATAGTTTGATCTCCTGGACCTCGTGATGAGTTCCGCTTCTTTTTCTGAAAGTTGCTTGAATTGCTCCTTGGGGGCGCCGCACTTGGGGCATTTATCCGGTGGTTGTGGACCTTCAAAGACGTATCCACAAATCTGGCATTTCCAGAAAGGCACGTCATTTCACCTCAAAGATTATATAATACGGGGCACTTTAAAAACTTAACTGTTTAAAACGCGAACACGCTGTGATCATTTGTAAATTCTTAGCTTACTGTTAGCTATTCACGTTAGGTTGGCCTGTTTATAAACCCACGAAAACCAGCACAGGGGCGTTCTTTATATTAGGCGCATTACTAGTGTCCCAGGGAGCACCTCCGTCTCTGGCGCCTCAAGCAACTTCAGTCTCTACTGGTTTGTAGTGCTTGATGAATGTAGCGGAAGCGTTCATAAGTGCTACTGTATAGATCGGTGTGTGAAGACTACTCGATGGGGGTGAGAGCCCCGTAGAAGAGGTGTGGGCTCTCCTCGAGAACAGACCAAGGTGCGGAGTGTCAGGGGTCGCCCCGAACGCCTTTAAGGGTGATGCAACCCCGAGACCGATGCAGGGGAACAAAAACGAGGCGAGGAAATCAACCCGTATGAACTAGCATTAGAGCTGAACCCCTCTCGAAGTAGCACTCCACTATGAGAAGAGGTACCCATCCTGCTACCCCGAGGTGATACGAGAAGAAAGTGAATAAAGTAGCTTAGATACGAAGCTAGTGAAGCTGGACGGGCAAGACTACATGCTTGGTGGAAATTTTATTAGGAGATCCGCTTTATTTCGGATCTGTGGTCTAGGTGAGTACATGAAGAAACCTAGCAAAATGCCGCTAGGGGTTTTATTGGCTGCCCTGGTCTTCGTAGTCTTTGCCGTTACCGTTATTCTGGTTTTACCATCGCCACCTACCCCCGCTGGGGTCCGTGTTGAGGGGAAAGGCTTTGAGAGATACAGTGATTTTCTCGTTTATACAGCGGATATCTATGTAGGTGGAGAAGATGCTGGGACTATCTACGTTCGCATACCCCTTTACTACGGGACACGCCTACCACTTCTTATCTCCATTTCACACATCGACGACTCTACAATTAAGAGTTTGAGAATAGAGTTCGAGCCGCCACGAGAAGTGTCCCTGGAATTAGCTTGGCTACATACTACCATGAAATACCCTGTGAGGTACTATCAGGACGGCTGGAAAATCGTGTGGGAGTGTGATAGCATGGACATGCCCGCCACGTTGACCCTCGAGTTCGTACCACTCCACCCCAGGCCAGACTACTTCATGAGAACTACGATAACCCTGACTATGAACCTCAGCTACAAGGGCACTATTACCAGCGTTACCCATGTTGTACCGATTAGATATTAGTGGCGTGCAGGCCCTGATCCTGGATGGTAATGGGTTTCGAGGTCAGAGCCTCTAACTCGTATTCCCTAGGAAGTTACGAGAGTCGTTGCGGAACTCTCACGCCCTAAAGGATAATGATATTATTAAATCCCGGTACCTA harbors:
- a CDS encoding rubredoxin produces the protein MPFWKCQICGYVFEGPQPPDKCPKCGAPKEQFKQLSEKEAELITRSRRSNYLHMKALTLLRELLNVAEEIAQDNLDPACVKIAGEEKEFATVAIQKIMAELEAHLKKGKWG